A region from the Capsicum annuum cultivar UCD-10X-F1 unplaced genomic scaffold, UCD10Xv1.1 ctg78017, whole genome shotgun sequence genome encodes:
- the LOC124894855 gene encoding uncharacterized protein LOC124894855: protein MPGYAKFMKDLVTKKKAVRYEPVDNLQHCGAILIRSLVQKKADPGAFTILCIIGSLDFAKALCDLGASINLMPFVGYKKLGLKDPTPTSMLLVMADRSVKRPVDCEVDFKVPVILGRPFLATGSVLINLRANELLFRLNDEVVWFDVCQSMKQDKEISVFFIVDVYYENEQEVPTEKKFVIEPLAVVLMNFNSKGIEEYEETVCALTGMGSYSYAPKKLDLDLKNHPTPPAKSSIEEPPVLELKEFPGYLRYVFLGSGNTLPMIITANLGKQQVETLISALQRYQKAIGSTIAVIIGIPSSICTYKFSLRMTVP from the exons ATGCCTgggtatgctaagtttatgaaagacctggtGACAAAGAAGAAAGCAGTGAGATATGAACCAGTAGATAACCTTCAACATTGTGGCGCTATTTTAATAAGGTCTTTGGTGCAAAAGAAGGcggacccaggagcattcactattctttGCATTATCGGGTCTCTTGATTTTGCTAAAGctttatgtgatctgggagcaagtATTAACCTGATGCCATTTGTTGgttataaaaagttgggtttgaAGGATCCTACACCCACAAGCATGCTACTAGTGATGGCAGATAGATCGGTAAAGCGGCCAGTGG attgtgaggtggatttcaAGGTGCCcgtaatcttgggtcgacctttccttgcaACTGGAAGCGTACTTATTAATttgcgagctaatgagctcttgTTTAGGCTTAATGATGAAGTAGTTTGGTTTGATGTGTGTCAATCTATGAAGCAAGACAAGGAAATAAGTGTGTTCTTTATtgtggatgtttattatgagaaTGAGCAAGAAGTGCCGACAGAGAAGAAATTTGTTATTGAGCCTTTGGCTGTAGTCTTGATGAATTTTAATAGCAAAGGCATTGAAGAGTATGAGGAGACTGTGTGTGCCTTGACTggaatgggatcatattcttaTGCTCCCAAGAAGCTGGATCTAGATCTTAAAAATCAcccaacaccaccggctaagtcatctattgaagagccaccggtgttggagTTGAAGGAATTTCCAGGCTATCTACGGTATGTGTTTCTAGGTAGTGGAAACACTTTACCTATGATTATTACAGCAAATCTAGGTAAGCAGCAAGTGGAAACACTTATCTCAGCACTCCAGAGGTACCAAAAGGCAATAGGCTCGACTATTGCGGTTATTATTGGCATTCCTTCAAGCATTTGTACTTACAAATTTAGCTTGAGAATGACTGTACCCTGA